The Anaeromyxobacter sp. Fw109-5 genomic interval GCGCGTACCGTACGTCTCGCTTCACCCTCAGACCGTGATCGCTCTACACGGACGCTCCGTGCGGGTTCGCCGCACGAGGTCGCTCCGCGGCACGACGAGCTTCGGTGACACCTCGGCGGTCACGACGGGCAGCTCGCAGCAGAAGGAGGACCCTCGAATGGCGCACCACCGCAGCACCCCCAGCTGGAAACCCCTGGTCGCGGCCGTGGCCGCGCTCGCGATCGGCCCGCTCGTGCCGGATGCTTTCGCAGCGCCGCTGCCGGGAGGGTCTCTGAATCCCCTGATCATCCCGAAGTACGTGCAGCCGCTCGTGGTGCCCCCCGCGATGCCGGCCGTGGGGGAGAACACCTACGACATCGCCGTCCGGGAGTTCCAGCAGCAGGTGCTTCCGCCAGGGTTCGGCATGACGAGGGTCTGGGGATACGGCTCCACCTCCCACCCTGGGACGGTCGCCGAGGGCGGCAGCTTCCACTATCCCGCCTTCACCATCATGGCTCGGCAGGGCGAGCCGACGACGGTGAGGTGGCGTAACGAGCTCGTGAAGGATCCGGTCGCGTGCAGGGCGTCCTCCACGCCCTCGACGGATCCCAGCTGCGAGTTCGTCCCGTACTTCCTCCCGGTCGACCAGACGCTGCACTGGGCGAACCCACCGAAGGATTGCAGGCCGGAGATGCCCGGCATGGACCCGCCGCCCGGTCCGGACTGCACCGGGCAGAGCCCGCTGCCGTACACCGGTCCCGCGCCCATCGTCACGCACCTGCACGGCGGCCACATCGACCCCGACGTCGATGGGTACCCGGAGGCCTGGTACCTGCCGGCCGCGCGCAACATCCCCGAGGGCTACGCGACCGTCGGCTCGAACTTCCCCGCCAGCTGGACGTGGGACGGAACCGCCACCTACACGTACCGCAACGACCAGCGCGGGACGACGCTCTGGTACCACGACCACTCGCTCGGCATGACCCGGACGAACGTCTACACGGGCATGGCGGGCTTCTACTTCCTCCGTGACGCGTACGAGGAAGACCTCATCGCCGGGACGAACTCGTCGGGCTTCAACACGTCGTTGACCCGGATCCCCGGCGCCCCGTACGAGATCCCCCTCGCCATCCAGGACCGCTCCTTCAACGCGGATGGCTCGCTGTTCTACGCCACCACCCGCCGGTTCTTCGACGGCTTCGCCGGGCCGTACTATCCGCTCAGCGACGTCGCGCCGACCTGGAACCCGGAGTTCTTCGGGAACACCATGGTGGTGAACGGCCGGACCTGGCCGTTCCACGTCACCGAGGCGCGCCGCTACCGGGTGCGGTTCCTCAACGGCAGCGACTCCCGCTTCCTCATCCTCCGGTTCGCCGACGCCGCCGGGCGGCCGAACGGCCTCAGGATCTCCATCATCGGCAACGATGGCGGCTTCCTCCCCGGCAAGGTGGCGACCGTCACCCAGCTGGTCATCGGCCCGGGCGAGCGGTACGACACCATCGTCGACTTCGGTCCTTATGCCGGGCAGCGCCTCATCCTTCAGAACGTCGGACCCGACATGCCATGGGGCGGCGGCCCGGTCCCCGTGGGGGCGCAGGCGGATCCCGCCACCACCGGCCAGGTGATGCGCTTCGACGTCGCGCTGAAATCCGCCAACTTCGTCGATCCCGTCCCGCCCGCCGGAAAGCTCGTCCTCAACCAGCCGCCGGATCCGTTCGGCGGGCCGGCCGCGAACGGCACGGCTCGCACCCTCACGCTCAACGAGATCGTGAGCGGGGTCCCACGCTTCGGCGGCCCCATCGCCGCGCAGCTCGGCGACGCGATGGGCCCGCTGCCCTGGATGGCTCCCGTCACCGAGGCTCCGCCGGTCGGGTCGACCGAGGTGTGGCAGATCGTGAACCGCACGGTGGACTCGCACCCCATCCACCTGCACCAGGTGCAGTTCGTGGTCATGGATCGAACGCCGATCGATCTGGCCGCATGGGACGCGGCGGTTGCGGCCTGCAACGCCGGTACCCCGGGGGCGATCTGTCCACCGGACCCGTTCGCGTTCGTCCCCAAGAACGCGGTCCCGGTGCCGGCGAACCCCTGGGAGGCGGGCGGCAAGGATACCGCCATCATGAACCCCGGACAGATCACCCGCGTCCGGGCCTTCTTCGACATCCCGGGGCTGTACGTGTGGCACTGCCACATCCTGTCTCACGAGGACAACGAGATGATGCGGCCGTACTGCGTCACGGACCCCACCGACCCTGCATTCAGCTGCGCGCCGTAGCCGGCGCCGCGCGCCATGAGCGCTCGGGAGCGGGGGGCGCGCGCCCCCCGTTCCGTTCTTCGGCCCTCCTGCCCGATCGCGTTCCCGAGCGAGCCGCCGCCGCCGAAAACTTGCGCCCCCTCGGCCGTCTGCCATCCTCCAGCATCGGGCGATACCGCCCGGAAGCGCGGCGGTCTCCGAGAGGGCGCCGCGGCCGGGCGCTGGGGAGTGGCGGTGGCGCGGGGTCCGAACCGGCGACGCGTGGACAGGGTTCCGGGGGAGCGGCGGCGCAAGCTCGCGGCGGCCCTCCGCTTCGCCTTTCCGTTCGTGGTCCTCGCCTCTTGCCTCGCGGTCGCGGGCTGGGGCGTCTGGCGGGTCACGGTGTCGGGCGGCCTCCTGCGGATCGGCGAGATCCGCTTCGACGGCCTCTCCCGCGCGACGGCGGAGGAGCTGCTCGAGCTGTCGCCGGTGGCCGCCGGCGACCACCTGCTCGCGGTCGATCCCGAGGCCGTGGCGGCCGCGCTGCGCCGGCACCCGTGGATCGCGTCGGCCGAGGTGCGGCGCCGGCTGCCGGCCGCCTTGGAGGTCTCGGTCGTCGAGCGGCGGGCGCGGGCGCTGGTGGATCTGGGCTCGCTCTACCTGGTGGACGAGCGCGGCGAGGTGTTCAAGCGGGCGACGCCCGGAGACGGGCTGGACCTGCCGGTGGTGACGGGCGTCGGGCGCGAGGACTGGGTCGAGCATCGCGCCGAGGTCGAGCCGCTCCTCGTGGGCGCGCTCGCGCTCCTCGACCGGTGGGCGGAGCGCGGCCTCGATCGCCGCGCGCCGATCTCGGAGATCCACCTCGACCCGGACTACGGGACGATCCTCTGGGCGGGGGACGAGGGCGTCGAGGTCCGGCTCGGGCAGGGAGACCTGCCGGAGAAGCTGGCGCGGCTGGAGCGCGTCCTCGCGGCGGTCGACGCCGAGGGGCAGCGCGCGGAGGTGCTGCACCTCGACAATCGCAGGCGCCCGGACTGGGTGGCCGTGCGGGTATCGCGCTCGAGGCCGCCTGAGCAGGCGGCCCCGTAGCGCAGGGAAGGACGCGGGTCCGCGGCGAGTCCGACGGTCGGCTCGGCGCGGGGTGGTGGTGGCGGTCCGAGAGGGCCGCAGGTGGGCGAAGCGCGACGGCGCCAACTCGCCCGGAGGTGGTCATGGCGAAACCCGGGGACATCCTCGTCGGCCTGGACATCGGCACGACGAAGATCTGCGCCATCGTCGGCGAGGTGACCGACGACGGCATCGACATCATCGGCATCGGCTCGCACCCGTCGAAGGGCCTGCGCAAGGGCGTGGTCGTCAACATCGACGCCACCGTCGCCTCGATCAAGCGCTCGATCGAGGAGGCCGAGCACATGGCCGGCTGCGAGATCAGCACCGTCTACACCGGCATCGCCGGCGGCCACATCAAGGCGTTCCCCTCCCACGGCGTCGTCGCCGTCAAGGACAAGGAGGTCCGCCAGCAGGACGTGGACCGCGTCATCGACCAGGCGAAGGCCGTCGCGATCCCGCTCGACCGCGAGGTGATCCACGTCCTGCCGCAGGAGTACGTCGTCGACGACCAGGACGGCGTGAAGGAGCCGGTCGGGATGAGCGGCGTGCGCCTGGAGGCGAAGGCGCTCATCGTCACCGGCGCGGTGTCGTCCGCGCAGAACATCGTGAAGTGCGCGCAGCGCACCGGCCTCAACGTGGCCGACATCGTCCTGCAGCCGCTCGCGTCGTCCCTCGCGACCCTCTCCGAGGACGAGAAGGAGCTCGGCGTCTGCCTGGTGGACATCGGCGGCGGCACGACCGACATCGCCGTCTTCCACAACGGGTCGATCCAGCACACCGCCGTCATCTCCCTCGGCGGCAACCACCTCACGAACGACGTGGCGGTCGGGCTGCGCACCCCCACGCACGAGGCGGAGCGGATCAAGAAGCAGTACGGCTGCGCGATGGGATCGATGGTCGACAAGTCGGAGACCATCGAGGTGCCGAGCGTGGGCGGCGGCCAGCCGCGCGTCCTCTCGCGCCACATCCTCGCCGAGATCGTGGAGCCGCGCGTCGAGGAGATCTTCATGCTCGTCCAGCACGAGCTGCAGAAGTGCGGGATGGAGGAGATCCTCGCCTCCGGCGTGGTCATCACCGGCGGATCGACGCTCCTCGCCGGCATGACCGAGATGGCCGAGGAGGTGCTGGGGATGCCGGTGCGCAAGGGGATGCCGCGCGGCATCGGCGGCCTCGTCGACGTGGTGAAGAGCCCGATGTACGCCACGGCGGTGGGGCTCGTCATCTACGGCGCCCAGCAGCAGGACCTCTCCCCGTACTTCAAGATCCGCGAGGAGAACGTCTACCGGAAGGTGAAGAACCGGATGAAGGAGTGGCTCGGGGAGATCTTCTAGACCCGCGGGGAGCCTGCCAATGATCGAGTACACGGACAAGCAGGACGGCGCGCGGATCAAGGTGATCGGCGTCGGGGGCGGCGGCGGCAACGCCATCAACACGATGGTCGCGGGGCGCCTCGAGGGCGTGGAGTTCATCGCGGCCAACACCGACGTGCAGGCGCTCGCCGCCAACCGGGCGAGCGTCAAGATCCAGCTCGGCCGCAGCGCCTCGCGCGGGCTGGGGGCGGGCGCGAACCCGGAGGTGGGCCGCACCGCCGCGCTCGAGGAGCGCGACCAGATCGCCGCGGCGCTGGAGGGCGCCGACATGGTGTTCGTCACCGCCGGCATGGGCGGCGGCACCGGCACCGGCGGCGCCCCGGTGGTCGCGGACATCGCCAAGTCCACCGGCGCGCTCACCGTCGGCGTGGTGACGAAGCCGTTCCTCTTCGAGGGCAACAAGCGGCGCAAGCAGGCCGAGCAGGGGCTCGCGGAGCTGAAGGCCGCGGTCGACACGCTCATCGTCATCCCGAACCAGCGGCTCCTCTCGGTCGCGGGCGAGAACATGTCGCTCGCCGACGCGTTCAAGCGCGCCGACGAGGTGCTGCTCCACGCGGTGCAGGGCATCTCCGACCTCATCACGGTCCACGGCCTCGTGAACGTCGACTTCGCCGACGTCCGCACGATCATGAGCGAGCAGGGGATGGCGCTCATGGGCACCGGCCGCTCCTCCGGCGAGCGCCGCGCGGTGGAGGCCATGCAGGCCGCCATCAACTCGCCGCTGCTCGAGGACGTCACCCTCGACGGCGCCACCGGGCTGCTCGTGAACATCAGCGGCGGCCCGAACCTCACGCTGTTCGAGGTGAACGAGGCGGTCTCGATGGCGCAGGCCGCCGCCGACCCCGACGCGAACATCATCTTCGGGTCGGTCATCAACGAGCACCTCGGCGACGAGGTGAAGATCACCGTGATCGCGACGGGGTTCCAGCAGCGCGACCTCAAGCCCGCCGCCCGGGGGCCGGTGCAGGCGCAGGTGCCCGTCGCCGCGGCGGTGACGAAGGCGATCCCGCCGCCCGTCCCGGTCATCGAGGCGAAGAAGGACCCCGTCCGGCTCACCAACGCGCCGGTCGCCGCGCCGGCCAAGGCGGTGGTGCGGACGCCGGTCTCCATCCGCCGCGAGCCGGCCATCTACAAGCCGCTCGAGGAGGACCAGTACGACATCCCCGCGTTCCTTCGCCGCGGCGGGCGGGACTCGTAGCCGCCGCCTTCGGCGTGCGCAGCGCCGCGGCCGCCCTCCGGGGCGGCCGCGGTCGTTCCGGGGGTTCGTCGCGCGGGCGGAGCCCGTGCTCCCATCAGAACAGGTAGTCGCTGACGTCCACGTCCACGCGGACCGTTCCGGTGATCTGGAGGATCGTGTCCTCCGGAGGCGGCGTTCCCGTCCCCTCGACGCCGAGCATGGGGTTGCCGCCGAGCAGGTACCGGTCGAGATCCACGCCACTCACCTCGAGCTCGACCACGCGGGTGCCCGCCGGCGCGCTCGCCACGTCGTGCCCCTCGGCGATCACCACGTCCGGGAGCCCGTCCGCCCGGACGATCACGACCACGTCGTCGAGCCACCGCTCGAAGCTCGCCCCCGCGCGGAGCTCGACGCGCAGCTGCACCACGCGCGCGGAGTCGATGTCGCCTCGCTCGAGCCCCTCCTCGCGCAGCGTGTCCTCGATCCGCGGCGCGGCGCGGAAGCCGCTCACCGTGCGGGGCGGCCCACCCGCGGGGTCCCCCGGGACCGAGACGATCGCCGAGCGCGTGACGTCGACCTCGTCGAGGCGGCCGCAGCCGGCGGCCGCCGCCAGGAGCAGGCCGATGAATGCGCCACGCATGAGCGCACGGTGCCAACGGGATGCGCGGGCGGGCAGCCGCCCGCCCGGAGGCAGGAGCGCGCCTCGAAGGGTCTCGTCCGCCGCCGTGGCCGTCGGACGAAGAGACGAACGGGCCGACCCCGACCGGAGCCGCCCCGTCGACCGGTTCGACCAGGTCAGTCCAGCAGCCCGCTCACGTTCACGTCCACCCGGATCGTAGCGGTGATCTCTGCGGTGGTGTCCTCGACCGGGGGAATGCCGGCTGCCTCGACGCCGAGCGTCGGCGCGGTCCCCGTGAGGTACGGCTTCAGGTCGACGTCGCGCCGTACGTCGAGCTCCAGTACGCGGGTCCCGGCGGGCATCGCGCGGATGCCGCGCTTCTCGGCGACGACGACGTCGGGGAGCCCCTCGGCGCGCGCGCGCAGGACGACCTCGTCCAGCCAGGTCTCCAGGCTCGCGCCCTGCAGCACCTGCACGCGCAGGCTGCGAGGGCGAGCCGAGTCGATGTCGTCCGGATCGATCCCCTGGTCGCGGAGCGCGTCCTCTCCGCCGAGATCCACCGTGGCGAGCCCGCCGATCGTCCCGCCGGTCCCGCCGGAGGGGCTCCCCGGGATCGTGAACCTGGCAGAGCGCGTGAAATCCACGTCGTCGAGGCCGCCGCAGGCGATGGCGGCGACGAGGAAGGCGAGCGCCGATCTGGACATGTCTCGAAGGTAGCGATCGCCACCCGCGGCGGCGCGACGCCCGCCCCCGGCGCGGCCGGCGGCCCTGCCCTACCCTTCGACGGCCTCCGGCGGCTCGGGTGGGACGGGCTCGTCCGGGAGATCGGGCGCGGGCGCGCCGCCGATCCCGAGCCGGGCGGCGAGGGGGATCTGCGCGCGGATGACGAGCGCGACGAGCTCGGCGAGCGGCATCCCGACCTCCTCGGCGCCCCTCCGGATGTACTCGCGATCCACCGAGCGCGCGAACGCCTTGTCCTTCATCTTCTTCACCACCGACTCGGGCGGCAGATCGACGACGCTCCTCGACGGGCGCACGAGCGCGCACGCGCCGACGAACCCGGTCAGCTCGTCCGCCGCGACGATCGCCCGCTCCATCGGTGTCTCGCGCGGGACCCTCGTGTAGAACGCGTGCGCGCCCACCGCCTTCACGACCGGCTCCGGCCAGCCGCGCTCGCGCAGGATCTCCATGCCGCGGAAGACGTGGTCGGCCTCGGTGGGCCAGCGCTCGTAGTCGAAGTCGTGCAGCAGGCCGACGACGCCCCACGTCTCCAGCTCGTCCGCCGCCGTCACGCCGGCCCGCCGCGCGAGCGCCCGCATCGAGGCCTCGACCGCGAGGGCGTGCCGGCGCAGCGGCTGGGTCTTCGTGAACTCGCAGAGCAGCGACCAGGCGGCGGCGCGTCGGGGGACGTACATGGTGGGATGATAGCGCCGCGACGTTCCGCGCACTCGCCCCCGCCCTGCCCCGCGCTATCCTCGCCACCACGGAGGCGCCGGATGACGGTGAGCTTCACCCGCAGCATGCAGATCGGGGTCCCCGAGATCGACCAGCAGCACCGCGAGCTGTTCGCGCGGCTCGGGGGGTTCGACGACGCGCTCGGCCGGGGCGATCGCCTGGAGATCGAGGCGACGTTCGGGTTCCTGCGCGAGTACGCCCTCGTGCACTTCGAGTGCGAGGAGCGGCTCATGCGGGAGGCCGACTACCCGCGGCTCGAGGCGCACCGCGCGATCCACCGGACCTTCGTCGAGCGGCTGGAGGCGCTCTCGCGGGAGCACGCGGAGCGCGGCCCGAGCGCCTTCCTGCGCCTGCGGGCGCGCAACTGGATCGTCGTGTGGCTCACCGACCACGTCGGCGGCGAGGACGTCGCGCTCGGGCGGCACCTCGCGACGGTTTGAACGGGGGCTGCGCCCCCGCCCCGCCGAGCGGAGCTCGTCGGGGCCCCACCCCTGCTCGCCGGGTCCCGTGCGCCGCCGCGGGCGGCTTCGCCGCCGGCAGCGGCGCCCCGGCGGCTCGCTTCGCTCGGCGAACGGGGCTGCGCCGCGGATCCTCGTCGTCTTTCGGCGGGTCACCGGCGCGCGAGGCGCGGCGCGAGGAAGCGCAGGGAGGCGTCGAACCGGTAGTTGATGCCCATGTGCCCGTCCTCGAACTCCTCGTGGACGACCTCGATCCCGCCGCGGCGCAGGGCGTCCACGACCATCCGGGCGCCCCAGCGCAGGTGGTACTCGTCGCGCGTGCCGCAGTCCACGAACACGCTCGCGAGGCGCCGGTACGCGTCGAGCGCGCGGGGCACGAACCGGACGGGATCGTGC includes:
- a CDS encoding multicopper oxidase family protein, yielding MAHHRSTPSWKPLVAAVAALAIGPLVPDAFAAPLPGGSLNPLIIPKYVQPLVVPPAMPAVGENTYDIAVREFQQQVLPPGFGMTRVWGYGSTSHPGTVAEGGSFHYPAFTIMARQGEPTTVRWRNELVKDPVACRASSTPSTDPSCEFVPYFLPVDQTLHWANPPKDCRPEMPGMDPPPGPDCTGQSPLPYTGPAPIVTHLHGGHIDPDVDGYPEAWYLPAARNIPEGYATVGSNFPASWTWDGTATYTYRNDQRGTTLWYHDHSLGMTRTNVYTGMAGFYFLRDAYEEDLIAGTNSSGFNTSLTRIPGAPYEIPLAIQDRSFNADGSLFYATTRRFFDGFAGPYYPLSDVAPTWNPEFFGNTMVVNGRTWPFHVTEARRYRVRFLNGSDSRFLILRFADAAGRPNGLRISIIGNDGGFLPGKVATVTQLVIGPGERYDTIVDFGPYAGQRLILQNVGPDMPWGGGPVPVGAQADPATTGQVMRFDVALKSANFVDPVPPAGKLVLNQPPDPFGGPAANGTARTLTLNEIVSGVPRFGGPIAAQLGDAMGPLPWMAPVTEAPPVGSTEVWQIVNRTVDSHPIHLHQVQFVVMDRTPIDLAAWDAAVAACNAGTPGAICPPDPFAFVPKNAVPVPANPWEAGGKDTAIMNPGQITRVRAFFDIPGLYVWHCHILSHEDNEMMRPYCVTDPTDPAFSCAP
- the ftsZ gene encoding cell division protein FtsZ — its product is MIEYTDKQDGARIKVIGVGGGGGNAINTMVAGRLEGVEFIAANTDVQALAANRASVKIQLGRSASRGLGAGANPEVGRTAALEERDQIAAALEGADMVFVTAGMGGGTGTGGAPVVADIAKSTGALTVGVVTKPFLFEGNKRRKQAEQGLAELKAAVDTLIVIPNQRLLSVAGENMSLADAFKRADEVLLHAVQGISDLITVHGLVNVDFADVRTIMSEQGMALMGTGRSSGERRAVEAMQAAINSPLLEDVTLDGATGLLVNISGGPNLTLFEVNEAVSMAQAAADPDANIIFGSVINEHLGDEVKITVIATGFQQRDLKPAARGPVQAQVPVAAAVTKAIPPPVPVIEAKKDPVRLTNAPVAAPAKAVVRTPVSIRREPAIYKPLEEDQYDIPAFLRRGGRDS
- a CDS encoding bacteriohemerythrin gives rise to the protein MTVSFTRSMQIGVPEIDQQHRELFARLGGFDDALGRGDRLEIEATFGFLREYALVHFECEERLMREADYPRLEAHRAIHRTFVERLEALSREHAERGPSAFLRLRARNWIVVWLTDHVGGEDVALGRHLATV
- a CDS encoding HDIG domain-containing metalloprotein gives rise to the protein MYVPRRAAAWSLLCEFTKTQPLRRHALAVEASMRALARRAGVTAADELETWGVVGLLHDFDYERWPTEADHVFRGMEILRERGWPEPVVKAVGAHAFYTRVPRETPMERAIVAADELTGFVGACALVRPSRSVVDLPPESVVKKMKDKAFARSVDREYIRRGAEEVGMPLAELVALVIRAQIPLAARLGIGGAPAPDLPDEPVPPEPPEAVEG
- the ftsA gene encoding cell division protein FtsA, producing the protein MAKPGDILVGLDIGTTKICAIVGEVTDDGIDIIGIGSHPSKGLRKGVVVNIDATVASIKRSIEEAEHMAGCEISTVYTGIAGGHIKAFPSHGVVAVKDKEVRQQDVDRVIDQAKAVAIPLDREVIHVLPQEYVVDDQDGVKEPVGMSGVRLEAKALIVTGAVSSAQNIVKCAQRTGLNVADIVLQPLASSLATLSEDEKELGVCLVDIGGGTTDIAVFHNGSIQHTAVISLGGNHLTNDVAVGLRTPTHEAERIKKQYGCAMGSMVDKSETIEVPSVGGGQPRVLSRHILAEIVEPRVEEIFMLVQHELQKCGMEEILASGVVITGGSTLLAGMTEMAEEVLGMPVRKGMPRGIGGLVDVVKSPMYATAVGLVIYGAQQQDLSPYFKIREENVYRKVKNRMKEWLGEIF
- a CDS encoding cell division protein FtsQ/DivIB yields the protein MDRVPGERRRKLAAALRFAFPFVVLASCLAVAGWGVWRVTVSGGLLRIGEIRFDGLSRATAEELLELSPVAAGDHLLAVDPEAVAAALRRHPWIASAEVRRRLPAALEVSVVERRARALVDLGSLYLVDERGEVFKRATPGDGLDLPVVTGVGREDWVEHRAEVEPLLVGALALLDRWAERGLDRRAPISEIHLDPDYGTILWAGDEGVEVRLGQGDLPEKLARLERVLAAVDAEGQRAEVLHLDNRRRPDWVAVRVSRSRPPEQAAP